A genomic region of Ovis aries strain OAR_USU_Benz2616 breed Rambouillet chromosome 20, ARS-UI_Ramb_v3.0, whole genome shotgun sequence contains the following coding sequences:
- the GMNN gene encoding geminin isoform X2: MSHNMKQKQEGLQENVKCSPVPRRTLKMIQPSTAGSLVGRENELVKGLSKQKHWNDQLISKTSSSGVVTDQERSKSKTLGGVSQEAFDLMITENPSPHYWKEVAEKRRKALYEALKENEKLHKEIEQKDDEIARLKEENKELAEVAEHVQYMAEMIQRLSHEPLDNLDSPYSQEFDPEQATAEDTE, translated from the exons ATGAGTCACAACATGAAGCAGAAACAAGAAGGACTCCAGGAGAATGTAAAG TGTAGTCCTGTTCCAAGAAGAACTCTGAAGATGATTCAGCCTTCTACGGCTGGATCTCTAGTTGGAAGAGAAAATGAG TTGGTTAAAGGCTTGTCCAAACAGAAACATTGGAATGACCAGTTAATATCTAAGACTTCCAGCTCTGGAGTTGTTACTGACCAAGAACGTAGTAAAAGTAAAACTCTTGGAGGAGTCAGCCAAGAAGCATTTGATCTTATGATCACAG aaaatccaTCCCCTCACTATTGGAAAGAAGTGGCGGAAAAACGGAGGAAGGCTCTCTATGAGGCACttaaggaaaatgagaaa CTTCATAAAGAGATTGAACAAAAGGACGATGAAATTGCCCGCCTGAAGGAGGAGAATAAGGAACTGGCAGAAGTAGCAGAACATGTTCAGTATATGGCAGAGATGATACAG AGGCTGAGTCATGAACCTCTGGACAACCTTGACTCACCGTATAGTCAGGAATTTGATCCTGAACAGGCAACTGCTGAGGATACTGAGTGA
- the GMNN gene encoding geminin isoform X1 yields the protein MSHNMKQKQEGLQENVKVCDAVTFSCCRKQCSPVPRRTLKMIQPSTAGSLVGRENELVKGLSKQKHWNDQLISKTSSSGVVTDQERSKSKTLGGVSQEAFDLMITENPSPHYWKEVAEKRRKALYEALKENEKLHKEIEQKDDEIARLKEENKELAEVAEHVQYMAEMIQRLSHEPLDNLDSPYSQEFDPEQATAEDTE from the exons ATGAGTCACAACATGAAGCAGAAACAAGAAGGACTCCAGGAGAATGTAAAGGTATGTGATGCGGTCACTTTCAGCTGTTGTAGAAAGCAG TGTAGTCCTGTTCCAAGAAGAACTCTGAAGATGATTCAGCCTTCTACGGCTGGATCTCTAGTTGGAAGAGAAAATGAG TTGGTTAAAGGCTTGTCCAAACAGAAACATTGGAATGACCAGTTAATATCTAAGACTTCCAGCTCTGGAGTTGTTACTGACCAAGAACGTAGTAAAAGTAAAACTCTTGGAGGAGTCAGCCAAGAAGCATTTGATCTTATGATCACAG aaaatccaTCCCCTCACTATTGGAAAGAAGTGGCGGAAAAACGGAGGAAGGCTCTCTATGAGGCACttaaggaaaatgagaaa CTTCATAAAGAGATTGAACAAAAGGACGATGAAATTGCCCGCCTGAAGGAGGAGAATAAGGAACTGGCAGAAGTAGCAGAACATGTTCAGTATATGGCAGAGATGATACAG AGGCTGAGTCATGAACCTCTGGACAACCTTGACTCACCGTATAGTCAGGAATTTGATCCTGAACAGGCAACTGCTGAGGATACTGAGTGA
- the GMNN gene encoding geminin isoform X3, with product MSHNMKQKQEGLQENVKCSPVPRRTLKMIQPSTAGSLVGRENELVKGLSKQKHWNDQLISKTSSSGVVTDQERSKSKTLGGVSQEAFDLMITENPSPHYWKEVAEKRRKALYEALKENEKLHKEIEQKDDEIARLKEENKELAEVAEHVQYMAEMIQVGVLAFSWLRAVCFPIKSR from the exons ATGAGTCACAACATGAAGCAGAAACAAGAAGGACTCCAGGAGAATGTAAAG TGTAGTCCTGTTCCAAGAAGAACTCTGAAGATGATTCAGCCTTCTACGGCTGGATCTCTAGTTGGAAGAGAAAATGAG TTGGTTAAAGGCTTGTCCAAACAGAAACATTGGAATGACCAGTTAATATCTAAGACTTCCAGCTCTGGAGTTGTTACTGACCAAGAACGTAGTAAAAGTAAAACTCTTGGAGGAGTCAGCCAAGAAGCATTTGATCTTATGATCACAG aaaatccaTCCCCTCACTATTGGAAAGAAGTGGCGGAAAAACGGAGGAAGGCTCTCTATGAGGCACttaaggaaaatgagaaa CTTCATAAAGAGATTGAACAAAAGGACGATGAAATTGCCCGCCTGAAGGAGGAGAATAAGGAACTGGCAGAAGTAGCAGAACATGTTCAGTATATGGCAGAGATGATACAGGTGGGTGTCTTAGCCTTCTCCTGGCTCAGAGCCGTCTGTTTTCCTATCAAGTCCAGGTAG